attctaataatttcattgtaaatttattaaacttaattattatcttatttctacggtattatataaacaaaaCTCAACAAGTTATAATGCAAATATGTTATGAAtgctgtatatgtatattgtatatcaaaTATCATAAGAATTCattgcaaataataaaaagatattaaattttctaaaaatagctatttaataataaaaatgataagaaTATACCAtgagtatatttttaaaacaattatcgTACAGTTAAATACAATTGCAAATATTCGTCTACAATTCGTCGATTTCATTTATAAGATATAGAAGATGTGATTTTTCATTGACacaacaatatatttttgttttactaTTTGGTCAATAAGTTTGAGATAAactttaaatacatatgtgTACTATTTATTAGATCAAATTTCGTTATACTGtttccttttcctctctttcttttcactTTTCATCTTTCAAGTAGATGAGACTACAAGACTCCATATAAAACGGTTTCCGTTAAATAAGGCAGATCCAAGAGTGATtgatacttttaataaattagaaatttagtttattcgtcaataataatatttcaataaaattttaacttaAGTTCCATTAAAATTCGTTAGTGTTATACTTTCTTAGGTCAATATTTTGTGATGTGTTTCTACAACGATTTTCGTAtcaaattcattaatttttcaatttataagaTTTAGATTATAATGCAATATGAgaaattttaccaattttctaACTCTATTAGTAGAAAACAACAAACTTCGAAAGACGGGATTAAAAtacatcaaaaatattttgtgcgaatttttattaagatgtacaaattttttacgaatcgtatttcattattttatcaagAAAGTTGAAAACCAATGATCCTACGGCGCTATTATAAATGAACATGCTGAATAGAACTATTAAGTCGCTTATATTAAAGGACAAATGAAATTTGGCATTTATTAATGTCTATGAATCCTAATACTCCTAATTCTTAATATCatggatttttaaaaataagtagTAAATTCCacaaagattaaaatatttaatcgggataattacatattcgtacttttccttattttctcataatgctgaatataaattaagattTGTGTCATGAAAACGAAAGatttgagaaataaataaaatgtggagaaataaattcagaaatatttattacagttcAACTATATCGAAtacattttgaatatataatttttgtcaaACGCACTAAGAATTTCAGTGACATTCAACAACTCCTTTTAATCATAAGATTAGTTAGTCTTCGTATCTTGGAAATATGGGTTCATCAAAGGGGGAATGAGGACGTTGTGGGGGATGATGTGGAATTGGGGGAAGGTGCGGGCGGTGTGGTGGACCTGGCGGGTGGTGTGGTGGACCTGGCGGGTGGTGTGGTGGACCGGGTGGGTGGTGCGGTGGACCTGGCGGGTGATGTGGTGGACCGGGTGGGTGGTGTGGTGGACCTGGCGGGTGGTGTGGTGGACCTGGCGGGTGGTGTGGTGGACCGGGTGGGTGGTGTGGTGGAGCGGGTGGGTGATGTGGTGGACCAGGTGGGTGGTGTGGTGGACCGGGTGGGTGGTGTGGTGGACCTGGCGGGTGGTGTGGTGGACCTGGCGGGTGGTGTGGTGGACCTGGCGGGTGGTGTGGTGGACCTGGCGGGTGGTGTGGTGGACCTGGCGGGTGGTGTGGTGGACCTGGCGGGTGGTGTGGTGGACCTGGCGGGTGGTGTGGTGGACCTGGCGGGTGGTGTGGTGGACCTGGCGGGTGGTGTGGTGGACCGGGTGGGTGGTGTGGTGGACCGGGTGGGTGGTGTGGTGGACCTGGCGGGTGATGTGGTGGACCTGGCGGGTGGTGTGGTGGACCTGGCGGATGGTGTGGTGGAACGGGTGGGTGATGTGGTGGACCTGGCGGATGGTGTGGTGGACCTGGCGGATGGTGTGGTGGACCGGGTGGGTGATGTGGTGGACCGGGTGGGTGATGTGGTGGACCGGGTGGGTGGTGCGGTGGAACGGGTGGGTGGTGTGGTGGAAGGGGTCGGTCGTGTGGTTTATGGTGTGGGCGGTGTGGAGGAAAATCAGGATCAGGTCGACGAGATGGCCTTGGACTGACAGTTGTAGTTGGTCTTGAAGGATGGGATGGTCTGGTAGGGTGAGGTGGTCTTGAAGGACGGGATGGTTCAGTAGAGTCAGTTGGTTTTGAAGGATGAGATGGTCTAGTAGGGTGAGGTGGTCTTGAAGGACGGGATGGTTCAGTAGAGTCAGTTGGTCTTGAAGGATGAGATGGTCTAGTAGGGTGAGGTGGTCTTGGAGGACGGGATGGTCCAGCAGTAGGAGTGTGTGTAGGGTGGAATGGAGATGGTTCAGTAGAACGA
The nucleotide sequence above comes from Bombus fervidus isolate BK054 chromosome 6, iyBomFerv1, whole genome shotgun sequence. Encoded proteins:
- the LOC139987908 gene encoding uncharacterized protein isoform X5, which gives rise to MKATFVAIFATLLVTFAFATPPQCPNEDGEDITLFPNPDDCSTYYSCSAGVPQIMKCSEGLEYNSDLRVCDWPREHAECKHDHSRPPHSSTASPTVTSRSPRPTESGEHSTTASPRPPRPTRSTEPSPFHPTHTPTAGPSRPPRPPHPTRPSHPSRPTDSTEPSRPSRPPHPTRPSHPSKPTDSTEPSRPSRPPHPTRPSHPSRPTTTVSPRPSRRPDPDFPPHRPHHKPHDRPLPPHHPPVPPHHPPGPPHHPPGPPHHPPGPPHHPPGPPHHPPGPPHHPPVPPHHPPGPPHHPPGPPHHPPGPPHHPPGPPHHPPGPPHHPPGPPHHPPGPPHHPPGPPHHPPGPPHHPPGPPHHPPGPPHHPPGPPHHPPGPPHHPPGPPHHPPGPPHHPPGPPHHPPAPPHHPPGPPHHPPGPPHHPPGPPHHPPGPPHRPHLPPIPHHPPQRPHSPFDEPIFPRYED
- the LOC139987908 gene encoding uncharacterized protein isoform X3 translates to MKATFVAIFATLLVTFAFATPPQCPNEDGEDITLFPNPDDCSTYYSCSAGVPQIMKCSEGLEYNSDLRVCDWPREHAECKHDHSRPPHSSTASPTVTSRSPRPTESGEHSTTASPRPPRPTRSTEPSPFHPTHTPTAGPSRPPRPPHPTRPSHPSRPTDSTEPSRPSRPPHPTRPSHPSKPTDSTEPSRPSRPPHPTRPSHPSRPTTTVSPRPSRRPDPDFPPHRPHHKPHDRPLPPHHPPVPPHHPPGPPHHPPGPPHHPPGPPHHPPGPPHHPPGPPHHPPVPPHHPPGPPHHPPGPPHHPPGPPHHPPGPPHHPPGPPHHPPGPPHHPPGPPHHPPGPPHHPPGPPHHPPGPPHHPPGPPHHPPGPPHHPPGPPHHPPGPPHHPPGPPHHPPGPPHHPPAPPHHPPGPPHHPPGPPHHPPGPPHHPPGPPHHPPGPPHHPPGPPHRPHLPPIPHHPPQRPHSPFDEPIFPRYED
- the LOC139987908 gene encoding uncharacterized protein isoform X4; the encoded protein is MKATFVAIFATLLVTFAFATPPQCPNEDGEDITLFPNPDDCSTYYSCSAGVPQIMKCSEGLEYNSDLRVCDWPREHAECKHDHSRPPHSSTASPTVTSRSPRPTESGEHSTTASPRPPRPTRSTEPSPFHPTHTPTAGPSRPPRPPHPTRPSHPSRPTDSTEPSRPSRPPHPTRPSHPSKPTDSTEPSRPSRPPHPTRPSHPSRPTTTVSPRPSRRPDPDFPPHRPHHKPHHPPGPPHHPPGPPHHPPGPPHHPPVPPHHPPGPPHHPPGPPHHPPGPPHHPPGPPHHPPGPPHHPPGPPHHPPGPPHHPPGPPHHPPGPPHHPPGPPHHPPGPPHHPPGPPHHPPGPPHHPPGPPHHPPGPPHHPPGPPHHPPAPPHHPPGPPHHPPGPPHHPPGPPHHPPGPPHHPPGPPHHPPGPPHHPPGPPHHPPGPPHRPHLPPIPHHPPQRPHSPFDEPIFPRYED
- the LOC139987908 gene encoding uncharacterized protein isoform X2 encodes the protein MKATFVAIFATLLVTFAFATPPQCPNEDGEDITLFPNPDDCSTYYSCSAGVPQIMKCSEGLEYNSDLRVCDWPREHAECKHDHSRPPHSSTASPTVTSRSPRPTESGEHSTTASPRPPRPTRSTEPSPFHPTHTPTAGPSRPPRPPHPTRPSHPSRPTDSTEPSRPSRPPHPTRPSHPSKPTDSTEPSRPSRPPHPTRPSHPSRPTTTVSPRPSRRPDPDFPPHRPHHKPHDRPLPPHHPPVPPHHPPGPPHHPPGPPHHPPGPPHHPPVPPHHPPGPPHHPPGPPHHPPGPPHHPPGPPHHPPGPPHHPPGPPHHPPGPPHHPPGPPHHPPGPPHHPPGPPHHPPGPPHHPPGPPHHPPGPPHHPPGPPHHPPGPPHHPPGPPHHPPAPPHHPPGPPHHPPGPPHHPPGPPHHPPGPPHHPPGPPHHPPGPPHHPPGPPHHPPGPPHRPHLPPIPHHPPQRPHSPFDEPIFPRYED
- the LOC139987908 gene encoding uncharacterized protein isoform X6, which translates into the protein MKATFVAIFATLLVTFAFATPPQCPNEDGEDITLFPNPDDCSTYYSCSAGVPQIMKCSEGLEYNSDLRVCDWPREHAECKHDHSRPPHSSTASPTVTSRSPRPTESGEHSTTASPRPPRPTRSTEPSPFHPTHTPTAGPSRPPRPPHPTRPSHPSRPTDSTEPSRPSRPPHPTRPSHPSKPTDSTEPSRPSRPPHPTRPSHPSRPTTTVSPRPSRRPDPDFPPHRPHHKPHDRPLPPHHPPVPPHHPPGPPHHPPGPPHHPPGPPHHPPGPPHHPPGPPHHPPGPPHHPPGPPHHPPGPPHHPPGPPHHPPGPPHHPPGPPHHPPGPPHHPPGPPHHPPGPPHHPPGPPHHPPGPPHHPPGPPHHPPAPPHHPPGPPHHPPGPPHHPPGPPHHPPGPPHHPPGPPHHPPGPPHHPPGPPHHPPGPPHRPHLPPIPHHPPQRPHSPFDEPIFPRYED
- the LOC139987908 gene encoding uncharacterized protein isoform X9, with the protein product MKATFVAIFATLLVTFAFATPPQCPNEDGEDITLFPNPDDCSTYYSCSAGVPQIMKCSEGLEYNSDLRVCDWPREHAECKHDHSRPPHSSTASPTVTSRSPRPTESGEHSTTASPRPPRPTRSTEPSPFHPTHTPTAGPSRPPRPPHPTRPSHPSRPTDSTEPSRPSRPPHPTRPSHPSKPTDSTEPSRPSRPPHPTRPSHPSRPTTTVSPRPSRRPDPDFPPHRPHHKPHHPPGPPHHPPGPPHHPPGPPHHPPGPPHHPPGPPHHPPGPPHHPPGPPHHPPGPPHHPPGPPHHPPGPPHHPPGPPHHPPGPPHHPPGPPHHPPGPPHHPPAPPHHPPGPPHHPPGPPHHPPGPPHHPPGPPHHPPGPPHHPPGPPHHPPGPPHHPPGPPHRPHLPPIPHHPPQRPHSPFDEPIFPRYED
- the LOC139987908 gene encoding uncharacterized protein isoform X8, whose amino-acid sequence is MKATFVAIFATLLVTFAFATPPQCPNEDGEDITLFPNPDDCSTYYSCSAGVPQIMKCSEGLEYNSDLRVCDWPREHAECKHDHSRPPHSSTASPTVTSRSPRPTESGEHSTTASPRPPRPTRSTEPSPFHPTHTPTAGPSRPPRPPHPTRPSHPSRPTDSTEPSRPSRPPHPTRPSHPSKPTDSTEPSRPSRPPHPTRPSHPSRPTTTVSPRPSRRPDPDFPPHRPHHKPHHPPGPPHHPPGPPHHPPGPPHHPPGPPHHPPGPPHHPPGPPHHPPGPPHHPPGPPHHPPGPPHHPPGPPHHPPGPPHHPPGPPHHPPGPPHHPPGPPHHPPGPPHHPPAPPHHPPGPPHHPPGPPHHPPGPPHHPPGPPHHPPGPPHHPPGPPHHPPGPPHHPPGPPHRPHLPPIPHHPPQRPHSPFDEPIFPRYED
- the LOC139987908 gene encoding uncharacterized protein isoform X7; translation: MKATFVAIFATLLVTFAFATPPQCPNEDGEDITLFPNPDDCSTYYSCSAGVPQIMKCSEGLEYNSDLRVCDWPREHAECKHDHSRPPHSSTASPTVTSRSPRPTESGEHSTTASPRPPRPTRSTEPSPFHPTHTPTAGPSRPPRPPHPTRPSHPSRPTDSTEPSRPSRPPHPTRPSHPSKPTDSTEPSRPSRPPHPTRPSHPSRPTTTVSPRPSRRPDPDFPPHRPHHKPHDRPLPPHHPPVPPHHPPGPPHHPPGPPHHPPGPPHHPPGPPHHPPGPPHHPPGPPHHPPGPPHHPPGPPHHPPGPPHHPPGPPHHPPGPPHHPPGPPHHPPGPPHHPPGPPHHPPGPPHHPPGPPHHPPAPPHHPPGPPHHPPGPPHHPPGPPHHPPGPPHHPPGPPHHPPGPPHHPPGPPHHPPGPPHRPHLPPIPHHPPQRPHSPFDEPIFPRYED
- the LOC139987908 gene encoding uncharacterized protein isoform X1; the encoded protein is MKATFVAIFATLLVTFAFATPPQCPNEDGEDITLFPNPDDCSTYYSCSAGVPQIMKCSEGLEYNSDLRVCDWPREHAECKHDHSRPPHSSTASPTVTSRSPRPTESGEHSTTASPRPPRPTRSTEPSPFHPTHTPTAGPSRPPRPPHPTRPSHPSRPTDSTEPSRPSRPPHPTRPSHPSKPTDSTEPSRPSRPPHPTRPSHPSRPTTTVSPRPSRRPDPDFPPHRPHHKPHDRPLPPHHPPVPPHHPPGPPHHPPGPPHHPPGPPHHPPGPPHHPPGPPHHPPVPPHHPPGPPHHPPGPPHHPPGPPHHPPGPPHHPPGPPHHPPGPPHHPPGPPHHPPGPPHHPPGPPHHPPGPPHHPPGPPHHPPGPPHHPPGPPHHPPGPPHHPPGPPHHPPGPPHHPPAPPHHPPGPPHHPPGPPHHPPGPPHHPPGPPHHPPGPPHHPPGPPHHPPGPPHHPPGPPHRPHLPPIPHHPPQRPHSPFDEPIFPRYED